The proteins below are encoded in one region of Helianthus annuus cultivar XRQ/B chromosome 2, HanXRQr2.0-SUNRISE, whole genome shotgun sequence:
- the LOC110917399 gene encoding peroxidase 12: MAASCSTSLFLVFSSLLIFSSLLYVSEADYSAPITKGLSWDYHHKTCHKVEKIVRKHLKKVFDKDIGQAAGLLRLHFHDCFVQGCDGSVLLDGSHGGPSEQTAPPNQSLRKEAFDIIEDLRNLVHRECGRIVSCADIVALAARDAVHLSGGPDYDVPLGRKDGLSFATENATLANLPAPTSNATTILSALAVKNLTPTDVVALSGGHTIGVSHCSSFASRLYPTQDPTMEKTFAHGLKEVCPTNTTDATTAMDIYSPIKFDNKYFVDLMNRQGLFTSDQDLYTHKVTKPIVESFAHDEKLFFEAFVKAMIKMGQMEVLTGGKGEIRAHCSIRNPDNKAYFSYLVEEEDQSDLETRAELR; encoded by the exons ATGGCGGCTTCTTGTTCAACCTCTTTGTTTCTAGTTTTCTCGTCTCTCTTGATCTTCTCATCTCTTCTTTACGTATCCGAAGCCGATTACTCCGCACCCATTACAAAAGGATTATCATGGGATTACCACCACAAAACATGTCAcaaagttgaaaaaattgttcgAAAACATCTCAAGAAAGTATTCGACAAGGATATCGGTCAAGCAGCGGGCTTGCTTCGACTTCACTTTCACGATTGTTTTGTCCAG GGATGTGATGGTTCGGTATTGCTTGATGGGTCTCATGGTGGTCCGAGTGAACAAACCGCACCACCCAACCAAAGTCTACGAAAAGAGGCGTTCGACATCATCGAAGATCTACGGAATTTGGTCCATAGAGAATGCGGGAGAATCGTGTCTTGTGCTGATATTGTTGCTCTTGCGGCTCGTGATGCTGTTCATCTG TCAGGTGGACCGGACTATGATGTTCCATTGGGTAGAAAAGATGGTCTCTCATTCGCCACAGAAAACGCCACACTAGCCAACCTTCCAGCACCCACAAGTAATGCCACCACTATTCTTTCTGCGCTTGCCGTAAAAAACCTCACCCCAACAGATGTGGTGGCCCTCTCTGGGGGCCACACTATCGGGGTGAGCCACTGCTCCTCCTTCGCCTCGCGTCTCTACCCCACCCAAGACCCCACCATGGAAAAAACCTTTGCCCATGGGCTCAAAGAGGTTTGTCCCACCAACACCACCGATGCCACCACTGCCATGGACATTTACTCTCCAATCAAGTTCGACAACAAGTATTTCGTCGATTTGATGAACCGACAAGGGCTTTTTACCTCGGATCAAGATTTGTATACTCATAAAGTGACTAAACCAATTGTGGAAAGTTTTGCACATGATGAGAAGTTGTTCTTTGAGGCATTTGTGAAAGCCATGATCAAAATGGGACAAATGGAAGTGTTGACCGGTGGAAAAGGAGAAATTCGTGCACATTGTTCTATTAGGAACCCTGATAACAAAGCGTATTTCTCTTATTTGGTTGAAGAAGAGGACCAGTCCGATCTCGAGACAAGGGCCGAATTGCGTTGA
- the LOC110892561 gene encoding uncharacterized protein LOC110892561 gives MVGNRCSKNFPNKFLEATSVDSDGFPLYRRRDDGHTVIKKGVTLDNRSVVPCNKRLLRRYQAHINVEWCNQACSIKYLFKYINKGPDRATVAVIDSDRGIDEEIPKDEINEYYEARYVSACEASWRIFACEVHYRYPSVMRLPFHLPGQQNVVFSGEDDIEDVLNKPQVNSSIFLEWMNMNKKPETTKVTYVEFPSKYVWKLKDRCWQPRKNYVVVGRLYSVSPSLGEAYYLRILLTKVKGSRSFEEIRTYYGVVYPTFRDACYARGLLDDDNEYIECIKEASFTGNGHYLRSLFGTLPLSNTLSRPEIVWEKTWEFLSEDILYNMRKDSGLSGFAVSDERLKNITLSKIENYLIRNGSSLHRFSPMPVPDEDSTLYEANRLINEELSWDKDEVRAEFNKLHNSLNDDQRAVYNEIMTAVGRKKFLWKTLAASIRCNGHIVVNVASSGIASLLLSRGRTAHSRFHIPINLTEDSVCHIKPNSEIANLIDEAKLIIWDEAPMVHKHAFEALDRTLKDVLSVSDSRNSELPFGGKTIVFGGDFRQILPVVQNGTRQDIVHASLCSSYIWSTCKVLKLTRNMRLSVGSSTSNIDEINDFAKWLLEIGEGNIGDGNDGDSTIEIPKDLLITDSTDPIQSLIDFVYPSVLDRFKDRDYFSERAILAPKNEVVHGINDRLLALFPGEEVEYLSSDSLCPTEEINDPLHQDLYNPDVLNSVIVSGLPNHRLVLKLGVPVMLLRNIDQQNGLCNGTRLQITRLGKRVIEAEILSGGNVGSRTYIPRISMIPSDKKIPFKFQRRQFPITVCFAMTISKSQGQSLSRVGLYLRDPVFSHGQLYVALSRVKTRDGVKLLISDKDGRPTNKTTNVVYKEIFGKL, from the exons ATGGTAGGCAACCGTTGTTCTAAGAATTTTCCAAATAAGTTTTTGGAGGCTACTTCTGTTGATTCAGATGGATTTCCGCTTTATAGGCGAAGAGACGATGGTCACACAGTTATTAAGAAGGGTGTCACATTGGACAACAGGAGCGTCGTTCCATGCAACAAAAGGCTTCTTAGAAGATATCAGGCGCACATCAATGTGGAGTGGTGCAATCAGGCATGTTCAATTAAGTATTTATTTAAATACATTAATAAAGGACCAGATAGAGCCACTGTTGCTGTTATAGATTCAGACAGAGGGATTGATGAGGAGATACCGAAAGATGAAATAAACGAATATTACGAGGCAAGATATGTTTCTGCATGTGAAGCGAGTTGGAGAATATTTGCATGTGAAGTTCACTATCGGTATCCGTCTGTTATGAGGTTACCATTTCATCTTCCAGGCCAGCAAAATGTAGTTTTCAGTGGTGAAGATGATATTGAAGATGTGCTAAACAAACCTCAGGTTAATTCTTCTATTTTTTTGGAGTGgatgaacatgaacaaaaaaccAGAAACAACGAAAGTTACGTATGTTGAGTTTCCATCAAAGTATGTTTGGAAGTTAAAGGATCGTTGCTGGCAGCCGCGAAAAAATTATGTTGTTGTTGGAAGACTTTATTCAGTTTCTCCTTCCCTTGGTGAAGCTTATTACCTTAGAATTCTTCTAACCAAGGTCAAGGGTTCACGATCTTTTGAAGAAATTAGAACCTATTATGGTGTTGTTTATCCTACTTTTAGGGATGCATGTTATGCGCGTGGCCTATTAGACGATGACAACGAATACATTGAGTGTATTAAAGAGGCCAGTTTTACAGGAAATGGTCATTATCTTCGTTCATTGTTCGGTACACTTCCTTTGTCTAATACTCTATCAAGACCAGAAATTGTTTGGGAGAAGACGTGGGAGTTTTTGTCGGAGGACATTTTATACAATATGCGGAAGGATTCTGGGTTAAGTG GTTTTGCTGTCTCAGACGAGCGTTTAAAGAATATAACGTTGTCTAAAATTGAAAACTATCTTATCCGTAATGGATCCAGCTTGCATAGATTCTCACCGATGCCTGTTCCAGATGAAGATTCTACATTATATGAGGCTAATCGTCTAATAAATGAGGAGCTTTCTTGGGATAAGGATGAAGTTAGGGCTGAATTCAATAAGCTTCATAATTCTTTAAATGATGATCAAAGAGCAGTGTATAATGAGATTATGACTGCTGTTGGAC GTAAGAAATTTCTTTGGAAAACTTTAGCTGCTTCCATAAGATGCAATGGACATATTGTTGTTAATGTTGCTTCAAGCGGGATTGCGTCACTGTTGTTGTCACGAGGCCGTACCGCCCATTCAAGATTTCATATTCCGATTAATCTTACTGAAGATTCCGTTTGTCATATCAAACCTAATtctgaaattgctaatcttataGACGAAGCGAAGTTGATTATTTGGGACGAAGCACCGATGGTACACAAACATGCTTTTGAAGCTCTTGATCGTACATTGAAAGATGTTTTGAGTGTCTCCGATTCACGTAATTCTGAACTTCCCTTTGGTGGAAAGACTATTGTTTTCGGTGGTGACTTTAGGCAAATCTTACCGGTTGTACAAAACGGCACAAGGCAAGACATTGTACACGCCTCTTTATGTTCATCTTACATTTGGTCCACTTGCAAGGTTTTAAAATTGACCCGTAACATGCGTTTATCTGTTGGAAGCAGTACTTCAAACATTGATGAGATAAACGATTTTGCGAAATGGCTTCTTGAAATTGGTGAAGGCAATATTGGTGATGGTAACGATGGCGATTCAACTATAGAAATACCAAAGGATCTTCTAATCACCGATTCAACTGATCCAATTCAAAGCTTGATTGACTTTGTATATCCATCAGTTCTTGACCGTTTTAAAGATCGTGACTACTTTTCTGAAAGAGCCATACTTGCTCCTAAAAATGAAGTTGTACATGGTATCAATGATCGTTTGCTTGCATTATTTCCCGGTGAAGAAGTAGAGTATCTTAGCTCAGATAGTCTATGCCCAACTGAGGAAATTAATGATCCATTACACCAAGATTTGTATAATCCTGATGTGTTAAATAGTGTGATTGTTTCTGGCTTACCTAATCATAGATTGGTGTTAAAGTTGGGTGTCCCAGTCATGCTTTTGAGGAACATTGATCAGCAAAATGGGTTATGCAATGGTACACGTCTTCAGATAACGCGTCTTGGTAAACGTGTTATTGAGGCTGAGATACTATCGGGAGGTAATGTTGGTTCAAGAACTTACATTCCCAGAATTAGCATGATACCGTCAGACAAGAAAATACCTTTCAAGTTTCAACGAAGGCAGTTTCCCATAACCGTCTGTTTTGCCATGACTATTAGCAAAAGTCAAGGGCAGTCTCTTTCCAGAGTTGGTCTGTACCTAAGAGACCCCGTTTTCTCACATGGTCAGCTTTATGTTGCGTTGTCGAGAGTAAAGACAAGAGATGGCGTGAAGCTTTTAATATCTGACAAAGATGGAAGACCAACGAATAAAACTACAAATGTTGTTTACAAAGAAATATTTGGAAAGTTGTAG